Sequence from the Pan paniscus chromosome 12, NHGRI_mPanPan1-v2.0_pri, whole genome shotgun sequence genome:
AGAAGCTGTCCCTACTATTAAATAAAATGTCctggattaaaaaatataaagaagaatccgcctctctccctctcctggctCTGGCTCCCTCTGGTTTGGCTTTAGTCCCAAGtagactctttctttttttttttttttttttggagtcttgctctgtcacccaggctggagtgcagtgtgcaatctcggctcactgccacctccgcctcccaggttcaaatgattctcctgtctcagcctcccgagtagctgggattacagtcacctgccaccacgcccagttagtttttgtatttttaatagagacaagggtttcatcatgttggccagactggtcttgaactcttggcctcaagtgatccacctgcctcggcctcacaaagtgctggtattgcaggcatgagccaccgtgcctggccatttcttGTATTAATGCCCATTTGTTTTTGTCTGGCCAGAGAACAGAAAGCCTCTCAGTGAAGACATAGCAACCCCCTGGTTTTTCTGCCCTGCTGGTAGATGGTGTTCCTGTGGGAAATAGAAGAGCTAGGGCCCGGAGGGTGGGTGAGGAGGCCAGGGAAGAACTATGCCCCTCCCCTGGCCCAGACTCTGACCTTCCAGTTGGGCAAGGAATCCGTAGAGTTCTGCCTTCGAGGTTCCCTCAGCCCTCAGGCCTCAGGAGGAAATAGGTCCTGAGTAGGTCCAGCCTGGGCCCTTCCTGTGTATGGGGAAACAGAAACCAAGACAAGCCCTTTCTTTTCAGCCACCAGCCCTGAGTGTCTGATGGGCCTCTAGGGAGGCACCTCCAGCagcttccatcccattctatgTGGCGGAGAAGGAGTCTGGCAGACACCACTGGGATCTCAGGCAGCGCTGTTGATAGTCCAGAAATGGGTGCCTTCACCCTTCATTCCTGCTGTGCCCTCCTCTCTAAGGTCAGTTTTCAACAAACAGGAGGTAAAAGGCAGCAAATGGTGGCTCTGCACTCTACACATTGGGCCCCTAACACTGCACagttcaacacacacacacacacaaacacacacaccccaaccaTCATGAACTGGGTGTGGGCAACCGCTCCCTTCCTGCCTGCAGATCCCCTACCCACGGGGCGACTTGCTTGCCGGGTTGACATCAGCCACGCATGGCACAGGCTCCTCCTGGGCCAAAGCTGTTCTCCTGGCCCGGCCTCAGAGGAGGCACGTTCCGTGTGGCTTCTCCACCTTTGTGGTTGGTCTGCAGTGTTGTTAGTCGGCAGCTGGGGACCTATAAGAGGCTGACCCCAGGATCTGTGCAAAAGACATGAGAATGGGACATAGGAACAGAGGGTGAAAGTAGCAAAGAAACaacacaacatggatggaacaagCCATTTGCAAGGTTGTGAGTTTGTTTAAGAGTTGCTATGATGGTATAATATGTAATTAGACTTtccaaagtgaaagaaaatgtgatttatttCAAAAAGATTGTGACCGTTTGAAGTAATGGAGACAAGAAGGAACCAAAGAACAGGAATCTGCTGGTAACCCCAGCACTGGCTTTTAGAGGGGTTCCTTGACCAGCCGTGGGAATATTGGTTCTGTTCAGCTGGTAACCCCTGTGGCAGGGACAGGGACATCACGCTTGCACAGCTCCATGGCACTGTCCACTGGGATGCCTCATGCCTTCTCTTCTAATGCTAGGCCCACCCAGCAGCAGGAACCCCTGAAGCAGTATCTGTTCCTCCTGGAAGGGATAGGGCTCATTGAAAGCCACACATTGGCCCCAGCCTGCTCCATCAGATTCTTTTGAGTTAGTCTTGAGAACCTGGTCACCTCAGGAGGCATGGATCCAATCAGCTAAAGTTGGGGCCTGCTTGGTATTTTCTGAcaccacttctgacaccaaatgtgtgcTTTTTCCTGACACCAGCCGATTCTCTGACACCCACTGGGCATCCAACAATTCAAACAGATTCTAACACTAACTTCCAGAGTTAGCACAGCTCTCACAGGGTAAGgcctcagtcccacaagactgcccccctTCAGATGCTAGCTACAAGTGAGGTAGTGACCCCACTTCTGCCTGGTCAACTACAAATTTGGGGGTTCTggctaggcaaggtggctcatgcctgtagtcccagcactttgggaggctgaggtgggaggatcacttgaagccgggagttccagaccagcctggggaataaaaagagatcccatctctacaaaaaaataaaaataaaaaattagccaggtatgttggcacacacctgtagtcccagttatgcTGGGGTTATGCTGGATGTGACAGAGGCTGGGATGTTGGGGCTGAGAACtgaggatcacttgggtccaggagttcaaggctgcattgacttatgattgtaccactgcactccagcctgagtgacagagggagaccctgtctcaaacaaaaaattaggGGGTTTCTGCAACAACCTCTCAGTTTTCATAATTCACTAGAACaattcacagaactcagaaaaaccCTGTACTTACTATTCTTTTCTTGTAAAGGACAAAAACAGCCTGATGAAGAGGTACACAGGGCAAGGCCCAGTGGGGCCCCAAGTgcaggagactctgtctctgtggAGTCAGGGCATGACACCCTCCTGGCATGTGGATCACCAATCCCTAAGCTCCTTGAATCTCATTTTTTAAGAGTCGTTATAGCCCAGACCCCAGGCTATCTCCCATACCTGGAGGTCTGGGAGTAGGGAATGGGAGTGGGTGGCTGAAAGTCCCAGTCTTCCAAAGTCTAATCCCATGTTTGGTCTTTCTGGGACCAGCCTCCAGCCTGAAATTATCTAAGGGTCCACCCTgtgtcacctcattagcataaacccAAGTGTAGTCCTAAGGGGCTTATGATGAATAACAAAAaacactcctgtcacccaggaaaCTCTAAGGGTTTTAGGAGTTCTGTGTCAGGAGCTGAGATGAAGAccagatatattttttacagagtGGTCCCTTGGTATCTGCAGGGGATTTGTTTCAGGACCCCCATGGGTACCAAagtccacagatgctcaagtcccttgtacaaaatcatgtagtatttttatataacctccacacatcctcctgtatactatAATTCAGTTGTGAGTCCCCAAGTGGCTGGTCACCCCGCTTCCTCCATTGACCTGCAAATATCGGCCGCACTGACCTGGCCCCTCTTTTACCTGACTCCTTTTACTTAAGAGGTTCTGGGGCTAGAATTAAAGGTCAGCCATAGTCATAAGGATGTTTTCTATGCAAAGCTGAGACCCCCTTCCTAGGTGCCAGTCCCAGCCCCCAGAGAAGAAGAGGTGTGTTTGGGGTTATGCTGGATGCGGCAGAGGCTGGGATGATGGGGCTGAGAACTGATGGGAAGGTGCTaatgggaagaggaagaaaataggGCAGATGGGTGTCTGGGAGCCTCTAGGGGAGGGGCCCACTGGGGCGGGTTTCTGCAGagtcaggcagggagggaggaagagctgggaggGTGGTCAGGACCTCTGTCAGGAGCATATAAGTGTGGGTGTCTCAGCTTTGCTTCCACTGCCATTGGTCCACAGGACGGCCCTTCCAGGAGCCAGTGGCTGGGAGCAGTGCTGGAGGATCAAGGAAGCAGACATGGACAGTGAGGCAGTCCGCTTCTGCACAGATAACCAGTGTGTCTCCCTGCACCCCCAAGGTGAGAAAACTGGGGCCCCAGCTCGTGCCCAGTGAGGGAGTAGCCTGCCTGTCCTTTGGCCCTCTGCCATAAGGCAGCTTATTGCTGTCTTATTGCTCTCCCCAGACCCTTGTCCTTGGGGATGCAGACCTGGCAAGAGAAAGGGGATGAACTTTGAATTCAGATGGTCCTGGCTTGGAATCCCGGCCCTGCACACTGAGCTGGTCCTGTgaggcctccctcccttcctttcttctttcattcaaaCTACACTTTTGTTGCTCTGTGCTCTGTGCCAGGTTCTGTGCCCTGTGCACCACCAAAGCCTCCTTGAGATTTGGAGAGTGGTGGTCTCGGTCTCAGAGCTCCTCAGCTCTGTGTTGCTACCATATCCACATCTAGCTCTGGTGAACAGCCCAAAGTGTTTTGTCTTCCTTCTCCATAACCACTTGCATGATAAGCATGGCAGGAGTTATCATCCCCATTAGACAACCCAGGAAACAGAATCAGAGAGGCTGTGTCTCAGCCTGCACAGCACCCTCTCACCTTGTACAGCACCCTCTCACCTTGGACACTGGCTTCTCCCCTGCAGAGGTGGACTCTGTGGCAACGGCTCCTGCAGCCCCCAAGATACCGAGGCTCATTCAGGCTACCCCGGCATTTATGGCTGTGACCTTGGTCTTCTCTCTTGTGACTCTCTTTGTAGTGGGTAAGCCACCAGGTGACCCAAATCTCACTGACTTTCTCTCCTTTCAGCACAAAGTCCCCAGGGGCCCCAGATGCACACTCTCTAGGCCTCTCTGCTCCCGGAAAGATCATTCCACCTCCAGCTCCAGGCCCAAGCCACAGCTTCCCTGGGAACAGATAAAGGCCACTGTCCAAGGGGGAGCCTCCCAGGAACTGAGGTTCATGAGGGAAACCCTGGGAGGGTCTTTGCTGCTATCTCCCCGGTTCTGGAACTCTACCTGAGCGTATCCTCCCAGGCTCAGGGCTGGGGATTTGCTGACCTGGAAAAATGGAATGTCTCAGTTCAACAGTACACAAGACCTGTTCCGAAGCCTGTGCAAGCCGTAATTCTGGGAGACAACATTACTGGGCATTTACCTTTTGAACCCAACAGTGAGTAGCCacagtgggggtggggtgcagagGGAGCTGGGGCCTTCAGATGCTCAGACCCTAGGATGAGCTTCTCCCCTGGTACCCTCAGACCACTGAATGGGCTCCGCCATCCTCATAGaaagagataattttttaaaaacacagttttattgaggtctaatggtgtatatatttaaagcatacaatctgttaagttttgacatatgtatgtgcccctgaaaccatcaccacaatcatcaTCACGTAGTCATCCTCCTCACCCCAAAGTTTCCTTGTGGCTCTTTGtaattccttcctctcccttcctctcctcatcCCTGGGCAGCCACAGATCTACTTGCTGTAACTATAGATTAGTTTGctttttctagagttttatagAAAAGGGATCATAGAGCATGTACTCTTTGTTCTTTGCTAGtcatgtgatttgcaaatattttctctcagtctgtgacttgtcttttcattctcctaacaagattttaattttgatgtctaatttatcattttatttctgttatggATTATTCTCATGGTCTCGTATGTGAGAAATCTGCCTAATCCAAGGCTACAAAGATGTTCTCCTTTGTTTCTGGAAATTGTAcagtttttagttttagtttttgtttttgttttttgacggagtctcgctctgtcacccaggctggagtgcagtggcgtgatctcggctcactgcaagctctgcctcccaggttcatgccattctcctgcctcagcctctggagtagctacaactacaggcgcccgccaccacgcctggctaattttttgtatttttagtagagacagggtttcactgtgttagccaggatggtcttaatcccctgacctcgtgatctgcccacctcggcctcccaaagtgctgggattacaggcatgagccaccgcgcccagcccagtttttagttttacatttaggtctctgCCTCAtttgagttaattattgtatAATGGTGTGAAATggattgttccagcaccatttgttgaaaaagttATCTTTCTCCAtgaattgcctttgcacctttgtTGAAATTCGATTGTCCATATGTGTGGGGGTCTACTTCTGTATTCTCCATTCTGTCGTATTGATTTGTTTGTCTATCTTTACAAAGCAGAATCTTTGACTGAACTCCCAGTACCTTGAAAGGTCCCCTCTCTTACCTTAGCACAGTGACTGAGGTCTCACACATCTACATAGGCAGTGCATGAGAAATAGTACATGGATGCTCCAGAAAGGGTCCCTGCCAACTTGGGTTTTTCTCCCTATTCCTGAGGGGAGACTGGAATCAGAAGGGGATCATGGATGTGTGAGATTAGGTCCTAGTTCGTGAGGTGAACAAAGGATGCTAGCAGGACCAGAGGTAGATGCATGTGAGGTTGGTGGGAAAGACCTTGCAGATTAAAGGGGCTGCGGGGTCTCCTTCAACGACCCCAGCGCAAGGCCTTTTACTCAGGTTTCCTGTATCCTCAAACTGTTCTGTAGGGACCCTTGCCCTATGTAACACTGGGGGTGCTGGCTCTTTAAAAGGCCATCTCAGCTGAAGTCCAGTGTTAGTTACCTGGAGGGCATGGCATGCCTCTATCACAGCCCTGTTGATTGAACAGGGTACTTCCTCCCAGCacacctgttttgttttgtttctgtttctttcctttgtgttttcttctccATGGAATTTGCCATTATAAAACTTATGTTTGTGGTGGTTTTTATCAAGTAACAATGGTGAATCAAGAGGCTCTATGCTTGGTGTACAAATATAATGTAGGACTAACCACAGGCTTTATTCATACCTATTTTCTTTCCCATAATGACCCATCTATGGTGAAATTCCAGTAAAATTAAACTTCAACAGCTCTAAATGATAAAATCAGTTACTTTCAAGTTGAGCAATTATAACGACAAAATAATCCAAGCCTTACCAGCATGACTCCTGGTGGCAGCTGGCTTACAGCAGGCAAGCATTTCAATCCTTCTGACCCCTTCATTTGTGTGTAACAGTGAATTAGATCTTTGTTTCTTGGCCCGCATTCTCAGGTGGACCGTCCCCAGGGTCTGGGTGGCTGTGTGACCAGGAGGGTGCTTGGGGGAGCACTGAGGGCTGTGCAGTACCCATTTCCCTTGGAAATGTTAGGAACACTCTGGTTGGCCCATAAAATGCTACCCTACATAATGGGCCTCTTTGGCTGCCTTCTTCACTTCCTCCCTCCAGATCATCACCACTTTGGCAGGGAGGCAGAAATGCGAGAGCTTATCCAGACATTTAAAGGCCACATGGAGAATTCCAGTGCCTGGGTAGTAGAAATCCAGATGTTGAAGTGCAGAGTGGACAATGTCAATTCGCAGCTCCAGGTGCTCGGTGATCTTCTGGGAAACACCAGTGCTGACATCCAGATGGTAAAAGGAGTTCTAAAGGATGCCACTACATTGAGTTTGCAGACACAGATGTTAAGGAGTTCCCTGGAGGGAACCAATGCTGAGATCTAGAGGCTCATGGGAGACCTTGAAAAGGCAGATGCTTTAACTTTCCAGATGCTGAATTTCTTAAAAAGCAGTTTAGAAAACACCAGCATTGAGCTCCACGTGCTAAGCAGAGGCTTAGAAAATGCAAACTCTGAAATTCAGATGTTGAATGCCAGTTTGGAAACGGCAAATACCCAGGCTCAGTTAGCCAATAGCAGTTTAAAGAACGCTAATGCTGAGATCCATGTTTTGAGAGGCCATCTAGATAGTGTCAATGACTTGAGGACCCAGAACCAGGTTTTAAGAAATAGTTTGGAAGGAGCCAATGCTGAGATCCAGGGACTAAAGGAAAATCTGCAGAACACAAATGCTTTAAACTCCCAGACCCAGGCCTTTATAA
This genomic interval carries:
- the CLEC4F gene encoding LOW QUALITY PROTEIN: C-type lectin domain family 4 member F (The sequence of the model RefSeq protein was modified relative to this genomic sequence to represent the inferred CDS: inserted 1 base in 1 codon; substituted 1 base at 1 genomic stop codon) produces the protein MDSEAVRFCTDNQCVSLHPQEVDSVATAPAAPKIPRLIQATPAFMAVTLVFSLVTLFVVVQQYTRPVPKPVQAVILGDNITGHLPFEPNNHHHFGREAEMRELIQTFKGHMENSSAWVVEIQMLKCRVDNVNSQLQVLGDLLGNTSADIQMVKGVLKDATTLSLQTQMLRSSLEGTNAEIXRLMGDLEKADALTFQMLNFLKSSLENTSIELHVLSRGLENANSEIQMLNASLETANTQAQLANSSLKNANAEIHVLRGHLDSVNDLRTQNQVLRNSLEGANAEIQGLKENLQNTNALNSQTQAFIKSSFDNTSAEIQFLRGHLERAGDEIHVLKRDLEMVTAQTQKANGRLDQTDTQIQVFKAEMENANTLNAQIQVLNGHMKNASREIQTLKQGMKNASALTSQTQMLDSNLQKASAEIRRLRGDXENTKALTMEIQQEQSRLKTLHEVVTSQEQLQRTQSQLLQMVLQGWKFNGGSLYYFSSVKKSWHEAEQFCVSQGAHLASVASKEEQAFLVEFTSKVYYWIGLTDRGTEGSWRWTDGTPFNAAQNKAFWEKNQPDNWRHKNGQTEDCVQIQQKWNDMTCDTPYQWVCKKPMGQGVA